The Astyanax mexicanus isolate ESR-SI-001 chromosome 20, AstMex3_surface, whole genome shotgun sequence genome contains a region encoding:
- the LOC111194972 gene encoding trace amine-associated receptor 13c-like yields the protein MDISYSLNFTVQYCFPGNNASCRKQVRSDPAYIFLFIFLSCISVCTVILNLLVIISISHFKQLNTPTNLLILSLAAADLIVGMFVMPVKIIQLKDSCWYFGDLACCVSEISIGYLTAASLCSLVLIAVDRYIAVSDPLHYPTRITVSKMALFIILGWSLSVMYITIFFYFNDHLLQSQMSTSCYGECVVNIKYSWVIVDLVVCFVAPCSVILILYSIIFNAARQQAKAVRAVRLTLKKHSSSNSSEIKAAKTLGLVIFVYLTCWIPYYVCSLSTLSIVWTVFGWLVFMNSAMNPLMYAIFYPWFRTSVKFIVSCRIFVSSSSRFNLFP from the coding sequence ATGGATATATCATACTCTCTAAACTTCACAGTTCAATACTGCTTTCCTGGAAACAATGCATCCTGCAGAAAGCAGGTCCGATCAGACcctgcatatatatttttgttcattttcctctcatgtatatctgtgtgtactgTGATTTTGAACTTGTTGGTGattatctccatctctcacttCAAGCAGCTCAACACTCCAACCAACCTGCTCATCCTCTCTCTGGCTGCAGCAGATCTTATAGTGGGAATGTTTGTTATGCCTGTGAAAATAATACAACTGAAAGACTCCTGTTGGTATTTTGGAGATTTGGCATGTTGTGTTTCTGAAATAAGTATTGGATATTTAACGGCAGCATCTCTGTGTAGCCTGGTTTTGATTGCAGTTGATCGATACATTGCTGTCAGTGATCCTCTGCATTATCCCACTAGAATCACAGTTTCTAAAATGGCTTTGTTCATAATTCTAGGCTGGTCTTTATCTGTGATGTATATaaccatatttttttactttaatgacCATCTACTTCAATCTCAGATGAGCACCAGTTGTTATGGAGAGTGTGTAGTGAATATTAAATATTCCTGGGTGATTGTTGATCTGGTAGTTTGCTTTGTAGCTCCTTGCTCCGTTATACTGATCCTGtattcaattatttttaatgCTGCAAGACAGCAAGCTAAAGCTGTCAGAGCTGTAAGACTTACCTTAAAGAAACACAGCTCTTCaaattcttctgaaatcaaagcaGCAAAAACACTGGGACTCGTGATTTTTGTTTATCTTACTTGCTGGATACCCTATTATGTATGTTCTCTGTCAACTTTATCAATAGTGTGGACTGTGTTTGGCTGGCTAGTGTTCATGAACTCAGCAATGAATCCACTGATGTATGCAATATTCTATCCATGGTTTAGAACATCAGTTAAATTTATTGTATCTTGTCGAATATTTGTATCCTCATCTTCAAGGTTTAATTTGTTCCCAtag